From a single Centropristis striata isolate RG_2023a ecotype Rhode Island chromosome 14, C.striata_1.0, whole genome shotgun sequence genomic region:
- the prrc2a gene encoding protein PRRC2A isoform X2, with the protein MSERSGQTAKGKEGKTKYASLNLFDTYKGKSLETQKPVVPPRHGLQSLGKVASARRMPPPANLPSLKAENKGNDPNVSLVPKDGTGWASKQEQADPKSTDALSVPQPESQQPVASPTPAPTRPRTPPASEPLAPASTQAVGARSWAQASVTHGIQGDGGKASNLQSPFSREEFPTLQAAGEQDKVGREQGTADQWYGPGPSLRPQNVTSWRDGGGRAMAPTLPGEGAVEGGTGGALVMDGAAGVPPPNSQSHGPPRNPPAGSPALPLPQPPVGPGFPQYRGIMPPFMYPPYLPFPAPYGPQGPYRYPAPGEGPAPRFSRGPDSRPQGGPRDAGGEVVKRPSILKQDDLKELDELDHDGDEGWAGAHEEIDYSAKLKFSDDEGEEEGEEERAESKNDEQQRTQDAPPATSRSRASDSGGDSRRTPPSNADNGPQPPSSKPGWAEEGGSSWGGQGAPTNYQDRPQNQGAPQGPGKPVPAQIQPAPGGPSPPAQPGLLVPGPQENDEDETWRQRRKQSSTEISAAVERARRRREEEERRMEEERRAACAEKLKRLDEKQQQQQVTNVGGGSSSKSPSLDGNSTAATAGSPSPSISASASSPNISQPPSPCVDPEEPPVLVVQPGSSPGVGERQRASSNSSYDSSAEAQQCPQPAVLQPPQPTLDIPLPGENKEETMGSPHIRAGSGGERGVDPVKIESIGGGAGRQASGPPGQGYSKYQKSLPPRFQRQQQEQLLKQQQQWQQQQQQQHSQASQSQLSPQPQAPQGPSPGSTPQPGPGPKQGGPMYQPSNMVRPPPLPMNFDPRWMMMPYMDPRMIQGRPPPMDYYSAGMHPSGLIGRERSDSGGSGSDPFDRQQQHPGHPHRGTPPMEPKLAWGQEVFPGGGEGRGLTSPLRQKQALEDDDVAKGPRSDTPPHRMREGGLGPIQQPSSTSGTSNQTPPPVGTQVAAQGGGHHPHHYMGGRGNYSNFPDQGARMHPHQQQQRAERGSQPHGYTHQDEGPPRGSQQGQIWGAPHPHYDRNGRADHPPVESNSHLHHHHSHHPQQPHFPLHPHKSENSRDRVVEAPAKKTDSSPPIHQPSLSSSCSSSSSSSAREDGNVKGALHHHPSQREGEAGVGHSHVERGSGGGGSSSHVKQEKTGSAYAPHSSMTASPPPSQHGSHTQPQQHPHPKSNQRGGREHKTETQWGPRPGSNTGGGSSHGRRANNAGGGNNSRGGEDSSNAPSDHKPSNQTGGGNANKRAGPIKKPVLKEMKRDGAEGDGGEKTSFGKEKEKDGGQTSSMKQEASSTSQNTSAPSKEEPAQTAKPRNGGKERSSGGGGGGSGRGPKDVDATSSGFSGSSSRRDRDRSFERGGGPSHHHGVPAKGSRASRGRGGEFYGRGRGYRGTYTAAAGPTGGSRGRMGGRSGRDYRSSVGGGHHHEPKGEGGSGRHGQDRSQHNPARARNRSETRSEGSEYEEIPKRRRERGSETGSESGASDLGHSDKEEHQKPNTKNGSDNANASGGGNLSTAPPRGSQARVFTPRGVPSRRGRGGGSGGGNMYRSGGNVGGQPGGHRVGPNVASHGGPSKSSASARKQQGPPQTSGPKDVGRGGNGGEKKDKMADASQTQSQGSNPPQPSLPAATPATLCSTENGGVVTQQALTNPTPNSGGPNTLPLPANRGFPPSGFERPPRRRRHGRSQHQQDKPPRFRRLKERENAARINGGVGVIGGGRPSSPSLNSVQDSNGAPISAPVTGNAQNANHNTTLTTNSNSGGGHLGNANSHHHHHYNQGNAGQTHPQHHHSHGAKSPDFTNQNSDQANEEWETASESSDFTEFRDREGGGGGKSYSSHHPHHLGRGGGVGGGGGGGGGVVDRDMAGKEPSANKRSFSSQRPGMERQNRRVNPGGGGGGGGGGRGPRGPPGGGSGGPGNGGGNRGERRGNWPSPKNRK; encoded by the exons ATGTCAGAGCGCTCTGGGCAAACTGCAAAGGGGAAGGAAGGCAAAACCAAGTATGCGTCTCTCAACCTGTTTGATACATACAAAGGAAAGAGCCTTGAAACACAAAAGCCTGTTG TTCCCCCCCGCCATGGCCTGCAATCTCTTGGTAAAGTTGCCTCCGCACGGCGTATGCCACCCCCTGCCAACCTGCCCAGTCTGAAGGCAGAGAACAAAGGCAACGATCCCAACGTCTCGCTCGTTCCCAAAGACGGCACAGGATGGGCAAGCAAACAGGAACAAGCGGACCCAAAGAG TACCGATGCATTGTCAGTACCGCAGCCGGAATCGCAGCAGCCTGTGGCTTCACCGACACCTGCACCGACCCGCCCGAGAACCCCGCCAGCTTCAGAG CCTCTGGCTCCAGCTTCAACCCAGGCCGTAGGGGCAAGGTCCTGGGCACAGGCCAGTGTTACACATGGAATACAAGGGGATG GTGGAAAGGCATCAAACCTACAGTCGCCATTCTCTCGCGAGGAATTTCCCACCCTGCAGGCGGCTGGCGAACAGGACAAAGTTGGCAGAGAACAGGGCACTGCAGATCAGTGGTATGGGCCCGGACCAAGCCTCCGCCCCCAGA ACGTCACAAGCTGGCGGGACGGTGGGGGCCGAGCCATGGCGCCCACCCTGCCTGGGGAGGGGGCAGTGGAGGGTGGCACTGGTGGGGCTCTGGTGATGGATGGGGCAGCTGGGGTCCCCCCTCCGAACTCTCAGTCCCACGGGCCACCTAGGAACCCTCCCGCAGGCAGCCCCGCCTTGCCCCTGCCCCAGCCCCCTGTGGGGCCTGGGTTCCCCCAATACCGAGGGATCATGCCTCCCTTC atgtatcCTCCCTACCTGCCCTTCCCGGCCCCCTATGGCCCTCAGGGGCCCTACAGGTACCCAGCACCTGGGGAAGGGCCTGCTCCAAG GTTTTCTCGTGGTCCTGACAGCAGGCCTCAGGGCGGCCCACGTGACGCAGGTGGGGAGGTGGTGAAGCGACCCTCTATCCTCAAGCAGGATGACCTGAAGGAGCTAGACGAGCTGGACCACGACGGAGACGAGGGCTGGGCAG gGGCTCATGAGGAGATTGATTACTCCGCCAAGTTGAAGTTCAGTGATgatgaaggagaggaagagggggaagAGGAGAGAGCCGAGAGCAAGAATGA TGAACAGCAGAGGACCCAGGATGCCCCCCCTGCAACCTCTCGCTCTCGAGCCTCAGACAGTGGTGGGGACAGCCGCCGCACTCCCCCCTCTAATGCTGACAATGGCCCCCAACCCCCCTCCAGCAAGCCAGGATGGGCCGAGGAGGGAGGCAGCAGCTGGGGCGGCCAGGGAGCACCAACTAACTACCAG GACCGGCCACAAAATCAGGGTGCCCCTCAAGGCCCTGGGAAACCTGTCCCCGCTCAGATTCAGCCAGCACCAGGAGGCCCTTCTCCTCCAGCCCAGCCGGGGCTGCTGGTCCCTGGGCCCCAGGAGAATGATGAGGATGAGACTTGGCGTCAGCGCAGGAAGCAGTCCTCCACTGAGATCTCCGCTGCTGTGGAGCGAGCCCGTCGACGCCGCGAGGAGGAAGAACGTAGGATGGAGGAGGAAAGACGTGCAGCCTGCGCAGAGAAGCTGAAGAGGCTGGATgagaagcagcaacaacagcaggtCACCAACGTAGGAGGTGGTAGCAGCAGTAAAAGCCCCAGCCTCGATGGAAACTCTACAGCTGCCACAGCAGGCAGCCCAAGTCCATCTATTTCAGCCTCTGCCTCCTCCCCCAACATCAGCCAGCCCCCGTCCCCCTGTGTGGACCCCGAGGAGCCTCCAGTACTGGTTGTCCAGCCGGGGTCCAGTCCTGGAGTCGGTGAGCGACAGCGagccagcagcaacagcagctatGACTCCAGTGCAG AAGCCCAACAGTGTCCCCAGCCAGCTGTTTTGCAGCCACCGCAGCCCACGCTGGACATACCTTTACCAGGAGAGAATAAGGAAGAGACCATGGGCAGTCCGCACATTCGTGCAGGAAGTGGAGGTGAAAGAGGAGTTGACCCAGTGAAGATTGAGAGTATCGGAGGGGGAGCTGGTCGTCAAGCCAGTGGTCCTCCTGGCCAGGGTTACTCAAAGTACCAGAAGTCCCTTCCACCTCGAttccagaggcaacagcag gAGCAGctcctgaagcagcagcagcagtggcaacagcagcaacaacagcagcacagcCAGGCGTCTCAGAGCCAGCTGTCCCCCCAGCCCCAGGCTCCACAGGGTCCTTCACCAGGTTCCACACCCCAGCCTGGACCTGGACCCAAGCAGGGTGGACCCATGTATCAGCCCAGCAATATGGTCCGACCCCCGCCCTTGCCGATGAATTTCGACCCCCGCTGGATGATGATGCCCTACATGGACCCCCGCATGATCCAGGGCCGGCCTCCGCCTATGGACTACTATTCTGCAGGCATGCACCCATCTG GGCTTATTGGGCGTGAGCGGTCTGATTCAGGTGGATCTGGTTCAGACCCCTTTGACAGGCAGCAACAGCATCCGGGGCACCCTCACCGTGGGACTCCCCCTATGGAGCCGAAGCTGGCCTGGGGGCAAGAGGTATTCCCTGGCGGAGGAGAGGGTCGTGGACTAACATCCCCCCTCAGGCAGAAGCAGGCGCTGGAGGATGACGATGTGGCCAAAGGGCCCAG GAGCGACACTCCTCCGCACCGCATGCGAGAGGGTGGATTGGGACCCATCCAGCAGCCCAGCTCCACCTCTGGGACATCCAATCAGACTCCACCTCCAGTCGGCACTCAGGTTGCGGCCCAGGGAGGCGGCCACCACCCTCATCACTACATGGGTGGACGGGGCAACTACAGCAACTTCCCTGACCAGGGGGCGAGGATGCATCcccaccaacagcagcagagggcgGAGAGGGGAAGTCAGCCACATGGCTACACCCACCAGGATGAAGGGCCTCCACGAGGGTCCCAGCAAGGACAGATATGGGGAGCCCCGCACCCTCACTACGATCGCAACGGTCGTGCCGATCACCCGCCTGTTGAGAGCAACTCTCATCTCCACCACCATCACAGCCACCACCCTCAGCAGCCCCACTTCCCTCTCCACcctcataaatcagaaaacagCAGAGACAGGGTCGTTGAGGCCCCAGCTAAGAAGACAGACTCTTCTCCGCCAATCCACCAACCCTCCCTCTcatcctcctgctcttcctcctcgtcctcttctGCCAGGGAAGATGGAAATGTCAAAGGCGCGCTGCATCATCACCCATCGCAGAGAGAGGGTGAAGCCGGTGTCGGGCACAGTCATGTTGAAAGAGGCAGTGGCGGCGGGGGCAGTAGCAGCCATGTgaaacaggagaaaacaggCTCGGCTTATGCTCCCCATTCCTCCATGACCGCGAGCCCACCTCCCTCTCAACATGGCAGTCACACTCAGCCGCAGCAGCACCCTCATCCTAAATCAAACCAAAGAGGGGGACGGGAGCacaagacagagacacagtggGGCCCACGGCCTGGCAGCAATACGGGTGGAGGGTCCTCTCATGGTAGAAGGGCCAACAATGCAGGAGGTGGAAACAACTCCCGTGGAGGGGAGGACTCCTCCAACGCTCCGTCAGACCACAAACCCTCCAACCAGACAGGAGGCGGCAATGCCAACAAGAGGGCCGGCCCCATTAAGAAACCGGTGTTGAAGGAGATGAAGAGAGACGGAGCGGAAGGtgacggaggagaaaaaacaagctttgggaaagagaaagagaaagatggtGGCCAAACTAGCTCCATGAAGCAGGAAGCTTCCTCCACCTCCCAGAACACATCAGCTCCATCTAAAGAAGAGCCCGCCCAGACGGCCAAACCCAGGAATGGAGGAAAAGAACGATcctcaggaggaggaggcggaggatcTGGTAGAGGGCCCAAAGACGTAGACGCCACCTCTTCAGGATTTTCAGGGTCCTCCTCCAGGAGGGACAGAGACCGCTCCTTTGAGAGAGGAGGGGGCCCATCCCACCACCATGGAGTCCCCGCCAAAGGCAGCAGAGCCAGtcgaggacgaggaggagagtTCTATGGGCGTGGCCGTGGTTACCGCGGCACTTACACGGCCGCTGCAGGACCCACTGGTGGCAGTCGAGGCAGAATGGGTGGCAGGAGTGGTAGAGACTACCGTTCATCTGTTGGTGGTGGCCACCACCATGAGCCCAAGGGCGAGGGAGGCAGTGGCAGGCACGGACAGGACCGGTCCCAACATAACCCGGCCAGGGCGAGGAACAGAAGTGAAACCCGCAGTGAGGGTTCAGAGTACGAGGAAATCCccaagagaaggagggagagaggttCAGAGACTGGCAGTGAGAGCGGTGCAAGTGACCTCGGTCACTCAGACAAAGAAGAACACCAGAAACCCAACACCAAGAACGGCTCCGATAATGCCAACGCCAGTGGCGGCGGCAACTTGTCAACTGCTCCACCCAGAGGTTCCCAGGCCCGGGTCTTCACCCCCAGAGGGGTGCCCTCTAGGAGGGGCAGgggaggaggaagtggaggaggaaaCATGTACAGAAGTGGTGGCAATGTTGGAGGACAACCTGGGGGACACCGGGTCGGACCCAACGTCGCCTCGCACGGTGGGCCTTCCAAGTCATCAGCGTCAGCGAGAAAGCAGCAAGGCCCGCCGCAAACTTCTGGACCCAAAGACGTGGGCAGGGGAGGAaatggaggagagaagaaggacAAGATGGCTGATGCAAGTCAAACTCAAAGTCAGGGGTCCAATCCCCCTCAGCCATCTCTGCCCGCTGCGACCCCCGCCACTTTATGTTCCACTGAAAACGGAGGAGTTGTGACCCAGCAAGCTTTAACCAACCCTACGCCAAACTCTGGAGGGCCAAACACACTCCCTCTTCCTGCTAACCGTGGGTTCCCTCCCAGTGGGTTTGAACGACCACCTCGACGTCGCCGTCACGGGCGGTCCCAGCACCAGCAGGACAAGCCCCCCCGCTTCCGGAGACTGAAGGAGCGAGAGAATGCTGCACGCATCAACGGAGGAGTGGGGGTCATCGGGGGAGGAAggccctcctctccttctctgaaTTCAGTTCAGGACAGTAATGGCGCCCCCATCTCTGCCCCTGTGACGGGTAATGCCCAGAATGCGAACCACAACACCACACTAACAACCAACAGTAACAGTGGCGGCGGGCATCTCGGCAACGCAAACagtcaccaccatcaccactaCAACCAGGGCAACGCTGGGCAGACCCACCCACAGCACCACCACAGCCATGGAGCAAAGTCCCCGGACTTCACCAACCAGAACTCGGACCAGGCCAACGAGGAGTGGGAGACTGCCTCCGAGAGCAGCGACTTCACTGAGTTcagagacagggagggaggcGGAGGAGGGAAGTCCTATTCTTCTCACCATCCGCACCACCTGGGAAGGGGTGGAGGGGTCggcggaggtggaggtggaggcggAGGCGTGGTCGACCGCGACATGGCAGGAAAAGAGCCCTCGGCTAATAAAAGAAGCTTCTCGAGCCAGCGCCCTGGCATGGAGCGACAGAACCGGAGGGTCAACCccggaggagggggaggaggtggagggggagggagaggcCCACGAGGGCCACCGGGTGGCGGCTCCGGTGGGCCTGGTAACGGAGGCGGCAACCGTGGGGAGAGGCGTGGCAACTGGCCCTCCCCAAAAAATAGGAAGTGA